In Xenorhabdus poinarii G6, the following are encoded in one genomic region:
- the glyS gene encoding glycine--tRNA ligase subunit beta → MTQQTFLVEIGTEELPPKALRSLAESFAASVETELNNANLGHGEVSWFAAPRRLALKVANLAAAQADREVEKRGPAIAQAFDAEGNPTKAAEGWARGCGITVAQAERMVTDKGEWLLYRAQVKGREAKELLADMVSRALSKLPIPKLMRWGDNETQFVRPVHTVTMLLGSELIEGEILGIKSDRIIRGHRFMGEAEFTIENAEQYPAILQARGRVIADYEVRKAMIKRDAEQAAMKLGGMADLSDGLLEEVTSLVEWPVVLTAKFEEKFLDVPAEALVYTMKGDQKYFPVYDKSGKLMANFIFVSNIESSDPQQIIAGNEKVVRPRLADAEFFFKTDRKQRLEDNLPRLETVLFQKQLGTLRDKTDRIQALAGWIADKIGADVNHATRAGLLSKCDLMTNMVFEFTDTQGVMGMHYARHDGEAEDVALALNEQYQPRFSGDELPSTGVSCAVAIADKMDTLAGIFGIGQHPKGDKDPFALRRAALGVLRIIVEKKLPLDLQTLAEEAVRLYGDKLTNEHAVDDVVEFMLGRFRTWYQELGYSVDTIQAVLARRPTQPADFDARMKAVTHFRTLDEAVSLAAANKRVSNILAKSEEQLNDSVLAAVLKAPEEIKLATHLVVLKEKLAPLFAEGNYQDALVELASLREVVDAFFDNVMVMDENSQVRVNRLTLLNELRDLFLRVADISLLQ, encoded by the coding sequence ATGACTCAACAAACTTTCCTTGTGGAAATCGGCACCGAAGAGCTGCCACCAAAGGCGTTGCGTTCATTGGCTGAATCCTTTGCAGCCAGTGTTGAAACAGAATTGAATAACGCCAATCTGGGTCATGGTGAAGTTAGCTGGTTTGCTGCTCCTCGTCGTTTGGCGCTGAAAGTAGCAAATCTGGCGGCGGCACAGGCTGATCGTGAAGTTGAAAAACGTGGCCCGGCAATCGCGCAGGCGTTCGATGCCGAAGGTAACCCCACCAAAGCAGCAGAAGGTTGGGCACGTGGTTGCGGTATTACCGTTGCTCAGGCTGAACGCATGGTAACGGATAAAGGAGAATGGTTGCTTTATCGTGCTCAGGTCAAAGGCCGTGAAGCAAAAGAATTGCTGGCGGATATGGTCAGTCGTGCGTTGAGTAAATTGCCAATTCCTAAATTAATGCGTTGGGGGGATAACGAAACTCAGTTTGTTCGTCCGGTTCATACGGTCACGATGCTGTTGGGCAGCGAATTGATTGAAGGTGAAATTCTGGGGATCAAATCCGATCGCATTATCCGCGGTCACCGTTTTATGGGTGAAGCGGAATTTACCATTGAGAATGCCGAACAGTATCCTGCCATATTACAGGCGCGTGGGCGGGTTATCGCAGATTATGAAGTACGTAAGGCGATGATCAAACGTGATGCAGAACAGGCCGCGATGAAACTGGGGGGAATGGCTGATCTGAGTGACGGCCTGTTGGAAGAGGTGACGTCTCTGGTCGAATGGCCGGTGGTACTGACCGCAAAATTCGAAGAAAAATTCCTCGATGTTCCCGCGGAAGCATTGGTTTATACCATGAAAGGCGACCAAAAATATTTTCCGGTTTACGATAAATCCGGCAAGTTGATGGCAAACTTTATTTTTGTTTCCAATATTGAATCGTCTGATCCTCAGCAGATCATTGCCGGTAACGAAAAAGTGGTACGTCCACGTCTGGCAGATGCGGAATTCTTCTTCAAAACTGACCGTAAACAGCGACTGGAAGATAACCTGCCTCGTCTGGAAACCGTCCTGTTCCAAAAACAGTTGGGGACATTGCGTGATAAAACCGATCGTATTCAGGCTCTGGCTGGCTGGATTGCGGACAAAATCGGGGCAGATGTTAATCATGCGACGCGGGCAGGTTTATTGTCCAAATGTGATCTGATGACCAACATGGTATTCGAGTTCACTGATACGCAGGGCGTGATGGGGATGCATTATGCGCGTCATGATGGAGAAGCGGAAGATGTGGCGTTGGCACTGAACGAACAGTATCAGCCCCGTTTCTCTGGTGATGAATTGCCATCAACTGGGGTGTCTTGTGCCGTAGCGATTGCCGATAAAATGGATACATTGGCGGGTATCTTCGGTATTGGCCAGCATCCGAAAGGGGATAAAGACCCGTTTGCGTTGCGTCGTGCCGCACTGGGTGTTCTGCGTATTATTGTGGAGAAAAAACTGCCGCTCGATCTCCAGACTTTAGCAGAAGAAGCGGTGCGTCTGTATGGTGATAAGCTGACCAACGAACACGCGGTCGATGATGTCGTTGAGTTTATGCTCGGTCGTTTCCGTACCTGGTATCAGGAATTAGGTTACAGCGTTGATACTATTCAGGCGGTACTGGCGCGTCGTCCGACCCAACCAGCAGACTTTGATGCCCGCATGAAAGCCGTGACGCATTTCCGTACGTTGGATGAAGCGGTTTCTTTGGCGGCAGCCAACAAGCGAGTTTCCAACATTCTGGCAAAATCAGAAGAACAGCTGAATGACTCGGTGCTTGCTGCTGTACTGAAAGCACCGGAAGAGATCAAACTAGCGACACATCTTGTCGTGCTGAAAGAGAAACTGGCTCCACTGTTTGCCGAAGGCAACTATCAGGATGCGCTGGTTGAATTGGCGTCCTTGCGCGAAGTCGTCGATGCGTTCTTCGACAATGTGATGGTGATGGATGAAAACAGTCAGGTCAGAGTCAATCGTTTGACACTGTTAAATGAATTGCGTGACCTGTTTTTGCGTGTCGCAGATATTTCACTGCTCCAGTGA
- the dppA gene encoding dipeptide ABC transporter periplasmic-binding protein DppA, with amino-acid sequence MTIFKKKQPSLLTLGVGLIALTITASIQAKTLVYCSEGSPEGFNPQLFTSGTTYDATSRQIYNRLVDFKVGTTSIIPSLAESWDVSDDGKVYTFHLRKGVKWHSNKAFEPTRDFNADDVIFTFMRQKDKNHPYHQVSGGSYEYFIGMDMGSIISKIEKVDDYTVRFVLSRPEAPFLADIAMDFASILSKEYADVMMKAGTPEKIDLNPIGTGPFQLVQYQKDSRILYKAFKDYWEGPAKIDRLVFSITPDASVRYAKLQKNECQVMPYPNPADLARMKQDKNIVLLEQAGLNVGYLSFNVTKPPLDSVKVRQALVMAVNKDAILEAVYQGAGQKAKNLIPPTMWGYNEDIKDYTYDPAKAKELLGEAGLSNGFETDLWAMPVQRPYNPNARRMAEIIQADWAKIGVKAKIVSYEWGEYLKRAKEGEPKTVMMGWTGDNGDPDNFFGTLFSCAAKERGSNYSKWCYKPFEDVIQPARETADVNKRTELYKQAQVVMHEQVPALIIAHSTAYEPVRKEVTGYLVDPLGRHIFYNVDLK; translated from the coding sequence ATGACAATCTTCAAGAAAAAACAGCCCAGTTTGTTAACGCTGGGTGTTGGTCTTATTGCGCTGACTATAACGGCCAGTATTCAGGCAAAAACGCTGGTTTATTGCTCTGAAGGTTCTCCAGAAGGCTTCAATCCACAATTATTTACTTCCGGTACAACTTATGATGCCACTTCCAGACAGATCTATAACCGCCTGGTAGATTTTAAAGTAGGTACAACGAGTATTATTCCAAGCCTGGCCGAAAGCTGGGATGTGAGTGATGATGGTAAGGTTTATACCTTCCATTTGCGCAAAGGAGTGAAATGGCACAGCAATAAGGCATTTGAACCTACTCGTGATTTTAATGCGGATGATGTGATTTTTACTTTTATGCGCCAGAAAGATAAAAATCATCCGTACCATCAAGTCTCTGGCGGCAGCTATGAATATTTCATCGGTATGGATATGGGAAGTATCATCAGCAAAATAGAAAAAGTCGATGATTATACGGTTCGCTTTGTGCTATCCCGTCCCGAAGCACCTTTCCTGGCGGATATCGCAATGGACTTTGCCTCCATTTTGTCTAAAGAATATGCTGATGTCATGATGAAGGCGGGTACACCGGAAAAAATTGACCTTAACCCGATTGGTACAGGTCCATTCCAGTTAGTGCAATACCAAAAAGACTCCCGCATTCTCTATAAGGCATTTAAAGACTATTGGGAAGGACCGGCGAAAATTGACCGCTTAGTCTTCTCCATTACCCCTGATGCCTCTGTGCGTTATGCAAAATTGCAGAAAAATGAATGTCAGGTCATGCCGTATCCAAACCCTGCTGATCTTGCCCGCATGAAACAAGATAAAAATATTGTTTTGCTGGAGCAGGCAGGTTTGAACGTGGGTTATCTCTCTTTCAATGTGACTAAGCCACCATTGGATAGTGTGAAAGTGCGTCAGGCACTGGTGATGGCAGTGAACAAAGACGCTATCCTTGAGGCCGTGTATCAGGGCGCCGGACAGAAAGCGAAAAACCTGATCCCTCCCACAATGTGGGGTTATAACGAAGATATCAAAGATTACACCTATGATCCCGCCAAGGCCAAGGAACTGTTGGGGGAAGCGGGTTTATCGAATGGTTTTGAAACCGATCTGTGGGCGATGCCGGTACAGCGCCCATATAACCCGAATGCGCGTCGTATGGCGGAAATAATTCAGGCGGATTGGGCAAAGATTGGCGTTAAAGCCAAGATCGTTAGTTATGAATGGGGTGAATACCTGAAGCGAGCCAAAGAGGGTGAACCAAAAACCGTCATGATGGGGTGGACAGGGGACAATGGTGATCCTGATAACTTCTTCGGCACCCTGTTTAGCTGTGCCGCCAAAGAAAGAGGCTCCAACTATTCCAAATGGTGCTACAAACCCTTTGAGGACGTTATCCAGCCAGCGCGTGAAACCGCGGATGTTAACAAGCGTACGGAACTTTATAAACAAGCACAAGTTGTTATGCATGAACAAGTCCCTGCATTGATTATTGCTCACTCCACAGCTTATGAACCCGTACGTAAAGAAGTGACAGGATATTTGGTTGATCCCCTTGGCAGACATATTTTTTACAATGTTGATCTCAAATAA
- the dppB gene encoding dipeptide ABC transporter permease DppB: MLQFILRRLGLVIPTFIGITLLTFAFVHMIPGDPVLIMAGERGITAERHAQLMAEMGLDKPLWEQYFHYINGVLHGDLGISLKSRIPVWDEFVPRFKATFELGICAMLFAISVGIPVGVLAAVKRGSVFDHTAIGLSLTGYSMPIFWWGIMLIMLVSVQWNLTPVSGRISDSVFLDDSYPLTGFMLVDTLIFGEKGDFIDAVMHMLLPAIVLGTIPLAVIVRMTRSSMLEVLSEDYIRTARAKGLSRIRVIIVHALRNALLPVVTVIGLQVGIMLAGAILTETIFSWPGLGRWLVDALQRRDYPVVQGGVLLVATMIILVNLVVDLLYGIVNPRIRHKK; the protein is encoded by the coding sequence ATGCTGCAATTTATCCTCCGACGTTTGGGATTGGTGATCCCGACGTTTATTGGTATTACGCTGCTGACTTTTGCGTTTGTGCATATGATCCCCGGCGATCCTGTTCTGATTATGGCGGGCGAGCGTGGAATTACTGCTGAGCGTCATGCCCAATTAATGGCGGAAATGGGGTTGGATAAGCCTCTCTGGGAGCAATATTTTCATTATATCAATGGAGTATTACATGGTGATTTGGGGATCTCATTGAAGAGCCGCATTCCTGTGTGGGATGAGTTTGTCCCACGTTTTAAAGCGACTTTTGAATTGGGCATCTGCGCTATGCTATTTGCCATCTCTGTCGGTATTCCGGTGGGTGTTCTGGCGGCGGTCAAACGGGGTTCTGTCTTTGATCACACTGCGATTGGTTTGTCATTGACCGGCTATTCCATGCCTATTTTTTGGTGGGGGATCATGTTGATCATGCTGGTTTCCGTCCAATGGAATTTAACCCCGGTCTCTGGCCGGATCAGTGATAGCGTCTTTCTGGATGACAGCTATCCCCTGACCGGATTTATGCTGGTTGATACCCTGATTTTTGGGGAAAAAGGCGATTTCATTGATGCGGTGATGCATATGCTGTTGCCTGCTATTGTGCTGGGAACGATCCCGTTGGCGGTGATTGTGCGCATGACACGTTCTTCCATGCTGGAAGTCCTGAGCGAAGATTACATCCGCACTGCCCGCGCAAAAGGTTTGAGCCGTATTCGGGTCATTATCGTTCATGCGTTGCGTAACGCATTATTGCCCGTTGTCACCGTGATTGGGTTGCAAGTCGGTATCATGTTGGCGGGTGCCATTCTGACCGAAACCATATTCTCATGGCCTGGTTTGGGGCGTTGGCTGGTTGACGCCTTGCAACGTCGGGATTATCCGGTCGTACAAGGCGGTGTACTGCTGGTCGCGACGATGATTATTCTGGTTAACCTGGTGGTTGATTTGCTGTATGGCATCGTCAACCCGCGCATTCGTCATAAAAAATAA
- the dppC gene encoding dipeptide ABC transporter permease DppC, producing the protein MTQATEPVVFGAPKLMTPMQEFWHYFKRNKGAVIGLVYIILMLLVALLAGILAPHGPAEQFREALLTPPVWQEGGSWQFILGTDDVGRDILSRLMYGARLSLLVGCLVVVMSLIMGVMLGLLAGYFGGVVDTIIMRIVDIMLALPSLLLALVLVAIFGPSIVNASLALTFVALPHYIRLTRAAVLVEVNRDYVIASQVAGAGAIRQMFVNILPNCLAPLIVQASLGFSNAILDMAALGFLGMGAQPPTPEWGTMLADVLQFAQSAWWVVTFPGVAILLTVLAFNLMGDGLRDALDPKLKQ; encoded by the coding sequence ATGACTCAAGCAACTGAGCCCGTTGTATTCGGTGCACCGAAATTAATGACGCCAATGCAGGAGTTCTGGCACTACTTTAAACGTAATAAAGGTGCAGTCATTGGTCTGGTCTATATTATCCTGATGCTATTGGTGGCGTTATTGGCGGGGATACTGGCACCGCATGGTCCGGCAGAACAGTTCCGCGAGGCTTTGTTGACACCTCCGGTCTGGCAGGAGGGCGGCAGCTGGCAATTTATCCTCGGTACAGATGACGTTGGCCGCGATATCTTATCCCGCCTGATGTATGGGGCTCGTCTTTCATTGTTGGTTGGCTGTCTGGTTGTGGTGATGTCACTCATCATGGGCGTCATGTTGGGTTTATTGGCGGGCTATTTCGGTGGCGTGGTGGATACCATCATCATGCGTATCGTTGACATTATGCTGGCTTTGCCAAGCCTGCTGCTGGCATTGGTACTGGTCGCGATCTTCGGCCCCTCCATCGTCAATGCCTCATTAGCATTAACATTTGTTGCTTTGCCTCACTATATTCGTCTGACAAGAGCGGCAGTACTGGTCGAAGTTAACCGCGATTATGTGATCGCATCCCAGGTGGCGGGTGCTGGCGCCATACGCCAGATGTTCGTCAATATCCTGCCAAACTGTCTTGCACCGTTGATTGTGCAGGCATCATTAGGGTTTTCGAACGCGATTCTCGATATGGCAGCCTTAGGGTTTCTGGGGATGGGAGCACAGCCACCGACACCAGAGTGGGGGACGATGCTGGCAGATGTGTTGCAATTTGCCCAAAGTGCGTGGTGGGTCGTGACCTTCCCCGGAGTGGCTATTCTATTGACGGTATTGGCATTTAACCTGATGGGCGATGGGTTGCGTGATGCACTTGATCCTAAGCTCAAGCAGTAG
- the dppD gene encoding dipeptide ABC transporter ATP-binding protein yields MALLNVEQLSVHFGDDNAPFRAVDGISYRVEQGEVVGIVGESGSGKSVSSLAIMGLIDYPGKVMAEKLEFNGCDLTKISEKQRRQLVGAEVAMIFQDPMTSLNPCYTVGYQIMEALNVHQGGNRKTRRQRAIDLLTQVGIPDPDSRLDVYPHQLSGGMSQRVMIAMAIACRPKLLIADEPTTALDVTIQAQIIELLLALQQRENMALLLITHDLALVAEAAHHIIVMYAGQVVEIGKATEIFRAPRHPYTQALLRALPEFAADKTRLASLPGVVPGKYDRPTGCLLNPRCPYANEQCRQKEPPLKSVGGRQVKCHMPLDDGGRPTV; encoded by the coding sequence ATGGCATTGTTGAATGTAGAGCAATTATCGGTGCACTTTGGGGATGACAATGCACCCTTCCGCGCCGTTGACGGTATCAGCTACCGTGTTGAGCAGGGAGAAGTTGTGGGTATTGTCGGCGAGTCAGGCTCAGGTAAATCGGTCAGTTCATTGGCGATCATGGGGCTGATTGACTATCCGGGCAAAGTCATGGCTGAAAAACTGGAATTCAATGGTTGTGATCTGACCAAAATTTCAGAAAAACAGCGGCGCCAGTTGGTTGGTGCAGAAGTGGCGATGATTTTCCAGGATCCCATGACCAGCTTGAATCCGTGCTATACCGTCGGTTATCAGATTATGGAAGCCTTGAACGTCCATCAAGGCGGTAATCGGAAAACTCGGCGTCAGCGGGCAATTGACTTACTGACTCAGGTCGGCATTCCTGATCCGGATTCTCGTCTGGATGTTTATCCGCATCAATTATCCGGGGGCATGAGCCAGCGAGTGATGATTGCCATGGCGATTGCGTGTCGTCCGAAACTCCTGATTGCCGATGAACCGACAACCGCACTGGATGTTACCATTCAGGCGCAAATCATCGAATTGCTGTTAGCGTTGCAGCAACGGGAAAACATGGCATTACTCTTGATCACCCATGATCTGGCGCTGGTGGCAGAAGCAGCTCATCACATTATTGTGATGTATGCCGGCCAGGTAGTTGAGATTGGTAAAGCCACGGAAATCTTCCGCGCCCCTCGGCATCCTTATACACAGGCGTTGCTGCGGGCATTGCCGGAATTTGCTGCGGATAAAACCCGTTTGGCCTCATTACCCGGCGTCGTTCCCGGAAAATATGATCGTCCCACTGGCTGCCTGCTTAACCCGCGTTGCCCTTATGCCAATGAGCAATGTCGTCAGAAAGAACCTCCATTGAAATCAGTGGGAGGGCGTCAGGTTAAATGTCATATGCCGCTGGATGATGGCGGGAGGCCGACAGTATGA